Proteins encoded by one window of Lathyrus oleraceus cultivar Zhongwan6 chromosome 1, CAAS_Psat_ZW6_1.0, whole genome shotgun sequence:
- the LOC127124995 gene encoding probable vacuolar amino acid transporter YPQ3 isoform X2, translating to MFMRSERETASVTLGIISVIVWMIAEIPQLITNYNEKSAHGLSVTFMLTWIIGDLFNVIGCLLEPATLPTQLYTAVFYTMITLILCSQATYYGYIYPRLKYKKQFKIETSKDDGQGNVGGENGNDVEQRTVFGMSSPISFPPLAQKSHFGGQSYYQSARYLSKSYTQKSELEERFTSSSRTLDPIEEPLLVSSVLTQSAPSLKIKNTLCLVSTLTFLVAFNLLHSQDTINHFEVSKPSKEFVIGVERKLLASGDRLPSYGVEMQHGIGTYLGWGMAVIYMGGRLPQICLNFRRGSFEGVNPLLFLFALIGNTTYIASILVRSLEWSKIGPNLPWLVESTGCSLLDSFILMQFLYYRYRTSKALENKYKHQVVA from the exons atgtttatgagaagTGAGAGAGAAACAGCTTCTGTTACATTAGGTATAATCAGTGTCATTGTTTGGATGATTGCTGAGATACCTCAATTAATCACTAATTACAATGAAAAATCTGCTCATGGTCTTTCTGTTACTTTCATGTTGACCTGGATAATCGG AGATCTATTCAATGTTATTGGATGCTTACTTGAACCTGCAACT CTACCTACTCAACTATATACCGCAGTG TTCTATACCATGATAACACTTATACTTTGTTCACAAGCAACTTACTATGGATACATATATCCCCGACTTAAGTACAAGAAACAATTCAAG ATTGAAACATCAAAAGATGATGGACAAGGCAATGTTGGAGGTGAAAATGGCAATGATGTTGAACAAAGAACAGTCTTTGGTATGAGTTCACCAATTTCTTTTCCACCACTTGCTCAAAAAAGTCATTTTGGAGGACAATCATACTACCA GTCAGCGAGGTATCTATCAAAGAGTTATACTCAAAAATCAGAATTAGAAGAAAGATTTACATCTTCTTCTCGTACTCTAGACCCTATCGAAGAGCCTTTACTTGTTTCATCTGTCTTGACGCAATCCGCACCATCTTTGAAGATCAAGAATACTCTATGTTTG GTATCAACATTAACTTTTCTAGTTGCCTTCAATCTACTTCATTCACAAGATACAATAAATCATTTTGAGGTCTCAAAACCAAGCAAAGAGTTTGTGATTGGCGTTGAAAGAAAGCTTTTG GCTAGTGGCGATCGGTTGCCAAGTTATGGTGTGGAAATGCAGCATGGCATTGGAACTTACCTTGGTTGGGGAATGGCAGTTATATACATGGGTGGAAGACTTCCTCAAATTTGTTTAAAT TTTAGAAGAGGTAGCTTTGAG GGTGTGAATCCTCTGTTGTTTCTTTTTGCATTAATCGGTAATACCACTTATATAGCAAG CATACTAGTGAGAAGCTTGGAATGGTCAAAAATCGGTCCAAATCTTCCATGGCTTGTAGAATCTACAGGATGTTCCCTTCTCGACTCTTTT ATTTTGATGCAGTTTCTATATTATCGATACCGGACATCGAAAGCCTTGGAAAATAAGTACAAACATCAAGTTGTTGCCTAG
- the LOC127124995 gene encoding probable vacuolar amino acid transporter YPQ3 isoform X1 — MFMRSERETASVTLGIISVIVWMIAEIPQLITNYNEKSAHGLSVTFMLTWIIGDLFNVIGCLLEPATLPTQLYTAVFYTMITLILCSQATYYGYIYPRLKYKKQFKIETSKDDGQGNVGGENGNDVEQRTVFGMSSPISFPPLAQKSHFGGQSYYQSARYLSKSYTQKSELEERFTSSSRTLDPIEEPLLVSSVLTQSAPSLKIKNTLCLVSTLTFLVAFNLLHSQDTINHFEVSKPSKEFVIGVERKLLQASGDRLPSYGVEMQHGIGTYLGWGMAVIYMGGRLPQICLNFRRGSFEGVNPLLFLFALIGNTTYIASILVRSLEWSKIGPNLPWLVESTGCSLLDSFILMQFLYYRYRTSKALENKYKHQVVA, encoded by the exons atgtttatgagaagTGAGAGAGAAACAGCTTCTGTTACATTAGGTATAATCAGTGTCATTGTTTGGATGATTGCTGAGATACCTCAATTAATCACTAATTACAATGAAAAATCTGCTCATGGTCTTTCTGTTACTTTCATGTTGACCTGGATAATCGG AGATCTATTCAATGTTATTGGATGCTTACTTGAACCTGCAACT CTACCTACTCAACTATATACCGCAGTG TTCTATACCATGATAACACTTATACTTTGTTCACAAGCAACTTACTATGGATACATATATCCCCGACTTAAGTACAAGAAACAATTCAAG ATTGAAACATCAAAAGATGATGGACAAGGCAATGTTGGAGGTGAAAATGGCAATGATGTTGAACAAAGAACAGTCTTTGGTATGAGTTCACCAATTTCTTTTCCACCACTTGCTCAAAAAAGTCATTTTGGAGGACAATCATACTACCA GTCAGCGAGGTATCTATCAAAGAGTTATACTCAAAAATCAGAATTAGAAGAAAGATTTACATCTTCTTCTCGTACTCTAGACCCTATCGAAGAGCCTTTACTTGTTTCATCTGTCTTGACGCAATCCGCACCATCTTTGAAGATCAAGAATACTCTATGTTTG GTATCAACATTAACTTTTCTAGTTGCCTTCAATCTACTTCATTCACAAGATACAATAAATCATTTTGAGGTCTCAAAACCAAGCAAAGAGTTTGTGATTGGCGTTGAAAGAAAGCTTTTGCAG GCTAGTGGCGATCGGTTGCCAAGTTATGGTGTGGAAATGCAGCATGGCATTGGAACTTACCTTGGTTGGGGAATGGCAGTTATATACATGGGTGGAAGACTTCCTCAAATTTGTTTAAAT TTTAGAAGAGGTAGCTTTGAG GGTGTGAATCCTCTGTTGTTTCTTTTTGCATTAATCGGTAATACCACTTATATAGCAAG CATACTAGTGAGAAGCTTGGAATGGTCAAAAATCGGTCCAAATCTTCCATGGCTTGTAGAATCTACAGGATGTTCCCTTCTCGACTCTTTT ATTTTGATGCAGTTTCTATATTATCGATACCGGACATCGAAAGCCTTGGAAAATAAGTACAAACATCAAGTTGTTGCCTAG